CAGGGTGGAACACAGGCCCAGGAACCCGGCCGCCAGCACGACCAGGGCCAGCCCCCGGAAGCTCAGGTCAGCCAGAGCGCGTACTCGGCGCCCGGCCCTGTCACGCTGGCGAGTCGGCCTGCGGGAGACGCCACTCACGAGCATCGGCTCTCCGCATCAAGGTCTCGGCTGTGGTGGGGTCGGTGAGGAACGGGTGGACGCGACGAATGCAGTCGACCTGTCCTTGGACTGACTTGCGGAGCTGGTTCTGGTTCCGGGCGCTGTAGGAGATGCCGCCGCGCTTCTCCACGACACCGGCGGCGATGGCGAGCGGTTCGAGGTCGACGGTCAGATTGGCATGTCGCCCTTGCTGCCGCTGCCGCTGCTGTAGCTGTGGTCCGGTTGCCGTGGCGGCATGATCGGACGGGCGTCAGAAGGAAGGACGGCTAACCATGATCCTCCCGAAGGTCAGAGACCCTCGCTTCGTGACGATCCGCCGCGGTGGGACCCTCACTGATTCGGATCACCATCTCCTCGCCCTTTGGGCGGCATCTTGCGCGGAGCACGTCCTTGACCTCTTCGAGTCGGCCCAGCCTGAGGACCCACGCCCGCGCCAGGCGATCGAGCATGCCCGCGCCTGGGTCCGTGGCGAGGTCAAGATGATGCAGGCCCGCGCGGCGGGCGGCCATGCAATGGGCGCCGCTCGCGACCTGCGCGGCGCAGCACGGCATGCCGCTTACGCCGCAGGTCAAGCCGCAGTCGTCGCACACGTCGCCGCGCACGAGCTTGGCGCGGCTGCCTATGCGATCAAGGCCGCACGCGCAGCCGCGCCAAAAGATGAGAGTGAGGCCGCAGGGCGACTCGAATGCCAGTGGCAGCGCGACCAGCTCCCGGAAGCGATTCGCGAGCTGGTACTCGACGACCAGCGATTGCGCAACGACATCTGCTGGTCGGTGTTTGACTGCTGAGGCTGCCGAGACGGCCGCTCCGATGACGACGCCCGGTCGGAGCTGAACGTTTCGGCGCCGCTCGAAAGGGTGAACGGGTTCTGGTTCCCCGGGTGGCTTGTCCGGGGTCCGATCTACGTTGCGCGCATGGTCACTTCAGCTCATGAGGGTATGCACCGGATCTTTCAGGAGCGGCCCGAGATCCTGGCACCCGTGTTCGGAGCGCTGGGCGTCCCGTTGTCCGCGAAGGCGACCGTGGACGCCGTCACCACGGACGTGACGGAGACCCGGCCGCTGGAGCGCCGCGTGGATACCGTACTGCGCATCGGCCCGTCCGACGGTGATGACTTTCTGCTCGCCATCGAGGCGCAGTCGGCCAAGGTCATGGGCAAGGAGGCGAGTTGGGCGTACTACGTCGCATATCTCCAGGCGAAGTACCGTCTGCCCGTGCTGCTTCTCGTGGTCTGTCAGGACCGGGCCACGGCCAAATGGGCAGCGGGGCCTTTCGACTGCGGTGCGCGTGGCTGGACGGCGCTCCGGGTGTATCCGCTCGTCGCCGGGCCGGACAACCTGCCGGTGATCACCAACGCCAGGACCGTGGCGAAGAACCTCGCGCTCGCTGTGCTCTCGGCCTTGGCGCACGCCCGCAGCCCGGAGTGTGACGCCATACTGGAAGCCATCGGCAGCGCCCTTCAGGAACTCAGGGAGACCGATTCCGGCACCGCCGAGTACTTCTTCGAGTTCCTGGAAATCAACCTGGGTGACACCCCAGCCGCAGAGAAATGGAAGGGAATCATGTCGTTCGTCAGCTACTTCCCCGGCCGGGGGACGGTTCGTGAGACGGCCTACCTGGAGGGCAAGGCCGACGGCGAAGCCACAGGTGAGGCCCGAGGCGAGGCCAAGGGGGTTCTGTTCGTACTGGAGGTGCGCGGCATCTCCGTGTCGGACAGCGTGCGTGAGCGCATCACCAGCTGCACCGACCTTGACCGCGTGGACGCCTGGTTGGAGCGGTCCCGCACGGTCGAGCGGGCCGAGGATCTGTTCGTCGAGGATCCTGAGGATGCGGATGTTCCGGGGACCGGTCCGCGACAGGACTGACTGTCCGGCAGTCATCGGCGGCACGCGGTCTCCCTGGGGCCCGCCGCCGGCAGCGGGACCCAGGGAGGTGTGGCATCGCGGGAGGGGCTGGGTCAGACCTCCACGCCGAGGGTCAGCGTGCCGGTGTACCCGGATGACGGTGAGCTGCCGATCGCCGTCAGGGTCAGGAGGCCGGAGGATGCGCCGGCGTCGTCGTAGATCGAGTCCTGGGCCAGTGTCGTGCGGGTGACCGTGTTCGCCGAGTACGGGGACAGCGCGCCCACTCTCGCCGTGATCGTCTCGTCGAAGAACAGCTGGCCGGTGTGGACCTCGGTGCCGCCGGTGAAGGAGCCGTCCGAGGTGAGGGTCACGCCGGTGTGGACCTTGACGTGGATGTGGACGCAGCGTCCCCGGTACCAACCCGGGTACACCGTGGTGATGTTGGCGACGCCGCTGGAGTTGGTGAGGACACCGCCCCGCAGGAACGTGCCGTTGTCGGACTCGTTGTGGCCGTTGTTGCCGACGTAGCCGGAGTACTCGCCGAGCGCGTCGGCGTGCCAGATCTCCACGAGGGCGTTGGGGATCGCCGCGCAGGTGTCGTCGTTGACGACGGTGAGCGCGAGCTTGAGGACGAAGCCGGTCTTCGTCTCGCGGATGTCGGAGCGGACGAGCGCGCCGTCCAGGTAGTAGGGGCCTTCGGTCATCTCCTTCGTGAGGGTGCAGACGGCCGCGGCGGCGACAGGGGCGGTGTGGTCGGCCGCGTCGGCTGTGGGGGCTTCGGGCGCGGCGGCGCCTACGGCAACTGCCGCTGCCGTGGCGCCGGTTGCGATCAGAACGGTGCGGCGCCCGACCGGGGTGGGGGTTGCTTCCGAAGTGTCTGTCATGGACACGGCACCGTAGAAACGCATGCTGTCGGAGGGCTGTCAGTTAGGCAAAGTGACGGAGCGTCAAGAGCTGTGCAGGACACGGTGATCGGCGGACGTCAAAAGGCTCTGACCAGG
This DNA window, taken from Streptomyces sp. NBC_00663, encodes the following:
- a CDS encoding intradiol ring-cleavage dioxygenase; the encoded protein is MTDTSEATPTPVGRRTVLIATGATAAAVAVGAAAPEAPTADAADHTAPVAAAAVCTLTKEMTEGPYYLDGALVRSDIRETKTGFVLKLALTVVNDDTCAAIPNALVEIWHADALGEYSGYVGNNGHNESDNGTFLRGGVLTNSSGVANITTVYPGWYRGRCVHIHVKVHTGVTLTSDGSFTGGTEVHTGQLFFDETITARVGALSPYSANTVTRTTLAQDSIYDDAGASSGLLTLTAIGSSPSSGYTGTLTLGVEV
- a CDS encoding putative immunity protein; translated protein: MILPKVRDPRFVTIRRGGTLTDSDHHLLALWAASCAEHVLDLFESAQPEDPRPRQAIEHARAWVRGEVKMMQARAAGGHAMGAARDLRGAARHAAYAAGQAAVVAHVAAHELGAAAYAIKAARAAAPKDESEAAGRLECQWQRDQLPEAIRELVLDDQRLRNDICWSVFDC